A window of Ananas comosus cultivar F153 linkage group 4, ASM154086v1, whole genome shotgun sequence contains these coding sequences:
- the LOC109709090 gene encoding pentatricopeptide repeat-containing protein At5g18950-like, producing the protein MLPLASSPPTLHRRPPPLSPLRRSRSPTALPPPLARRRTQLASLVPSSIAALFSALCRARNFGAVSDLLHLLIAAGRAPDLPLYHTLIRALCDAGMGQEGLRIFGEIKARGYAPDTVAYTTMIDGLCKMGRMADARTLWDEMLRKGLAPNEYTYNALADGCCKAGDLDGARKVYDEMLARGYGESTVSCNTMIAGFCLHGRMGEATKAFDQMAEKGIPRDVITYNTLIQGFCRDGRTSEASKLYQELLSVGLEPSVSTYTPLIRAKCEEGNVVEAIDLMRTMQAKDLEPLVCTNDYIIAGFCKMGKAEEGMAWLVGMLDKNLKPRAETVNSLVKSLSLHGRTDDVFLMLSAMFEIGYNLTTSVCSTLVNQLCEGNLSRAVEDLNEILVSN; encoded by the coding sequence ATGCTTCCGCTCGCGTCCTCCCCGCCGACCCTCCACCGTCGCCCTCCTCCCCTCAGCCCTCTGCGCCGCTCCCGCTCCCCGACAGCCCTTCCGCCTCCTCTCGCGCGCCGCCGCACGCAACTCGCGTCTCTCGTCCCTTCCTCCATCGCCGCCCTCTTCTCCGCCCTCTGCCGCGCCCGCAACTTCGGCGCCGTCTCCGACCTGCTGCACCTCCTCATCGCCGCCGGCCGCGCCCCCGACCTCCCCCTCTACCACACGCTGATCCGCGCGCTCTGCGACGCCGGGATGGGCCAGGAGGGGCTCCGGATATTCGGCGAGATCAAGGCCAGGGGATACGCCCCCGACACCGTCGCCTACACCACCATGATCGACGGGCTGTGCAAGATGGGCAGGATGGCCGACGCGCGGACGCTCTGGGACGAGATGCTCCGCAAGGGTCTCGCGCCGAACGAGTACACGTACAATGCGCTCGCCGACGGATGCTGCAAGGCCGGGGATTTGGACGGTGCCCGGAAGGTGTACGACGAAATGCTCGCGAGAGGGTACGGAGAGAGCACCGTCAGTTGCAACACTATGATCGCGGGGTTTTGCCTGCACGGAAGGATGGGCGAAGCGACCAAGGCGTTCGATCAAATGGCCGAGAAGGGGATTCCGCGTGACGTGATAACCTACAACACATTGATCCAGGGATTCTGCAGGGACGGAAGGACGAGCGAGGCTTCGAAGCTTTACCAGGAGTTGCTATCGGTCGGTTTGGAGCCCAGTGTTTCCACTTACACGCCGTTGATCCGAGCAAAGTGTGAGGAAGGAAACGTAGTCGAGGCGATCGATTTGATGAGAACGATGCAAGCGAAGGATTTGGAGCCTTTGGTTTGTACGAACGATTACATCATCGCTGGGTTTTGCAAGATGGGAAAGGCTGAGGAGGGCATGGCATGGCTGGTCGGTATGTTGGATAAAAACCTGAAGCCACGAGCGGAAACCGTTAACTCTTTGGTGAAATCCCTCAGTTTGCACGGTCGGACCGACGACGTGTTTCTGATGCTAAGTGCTATGTTCGAAATTGGCTACAATCTTACAACTTCGGTTTGCTCCACACTTGTTAATCAGCTGTGCGAGGGTAACTTAAGCCGTGCTGTTGAGGATTTGAACGAGATCTTAGTGAGCAACTAG
- the LOC109709091 gene encoding uncharacterized protein LOC109709091, with translation MPAALGTRRISTAAGAGAGAASPEAVVAAAARSVCETILRRARWDSSPLPSSSCRLLLHPSFLELVLLRLSPSHPLLSLRFLRFLLLLLSPLPSSLSLSLARSAR, from the coding sequence ATGCCGGCGGCTCTTGGCACCCGCCGCATCTccaccgccgccggcgccggcgccggcgccgcatCTCCAGAGGCCGTCGTGGCGGCGGCTGCGCGGAGCGTGTGCGAGACGATCCTCCGGCGGGCGCGGTGGGACTCGTCCCCGCTCCCTTCCTCCTCGTGCCGGCTCCTCCTCCACCCGTCCTTCCTGGagctcgtcctcctccgcctctccccCTCCCACCCGCTCCTCTCCCTCCGCTTCCtccgcttcctcctcctcctcctctcccccctcccctcctccctctccctctccctcgcccGCTCCGCGCGCTGA